DNA sequence from the Campylobacter concisus genome:
CTCCCAAAAACAAAATAGCTATTTTTTTTAAAATTTATAGTGAATTCTACGAACTAAAATTAAAAAAATCAAAAAAAGATTTTATAAAAATTGATTTTTTTTAAAAACTAGTAATCATATTTATATTTTTATGTTGTAAAATTTAAGATTGGCTTAATTTATTTAAAGTAATAAGAGCCATATTTAATATCGCCTGGCTTCTCTTTGATATGAAATTTTCTGCATCTCGCAAGAGGTCTTCATCTAGGTTATACAATTCATGCCGCTGGAACTTAAAATTGGACAATTTTTCAAGTCGTCTTATATGTCTTGGCATAGCAAACATCTTAGCCTGATCATCGAAATTTAACTCAAACCAGCTTATTTTATCATCCATTAAGTTATCTATGTTTTTCAATTTTTCTTGAGCCACAAAATTTAAAAAGGATAGGCCATTATCAAAGATCGGTGCTGCCTTAACTAGCATTTGGCTTTCATTATCTATTAACATGCCAAAATTACCTAAATGTCTATCTGTATTTAGTATCAAAGCATCAAAGAGCATTATGTCCTCAAATGCTTCTTTGCCATAAATTTCTTCTATTTTTTTCATCAAACTTAGTTTGTCTGACTTTATATCGCTCTTGTCTAAGCAGTAGTAAATTGATAAATAGCCATACTTTTCACTGGTAAAAAGCTCACAAGAACTTACAATTTCTTTTTTGAAAGCGACTAGATCATAGTCTATTGCATTTAAATTTAGTGCTTTTGCGATTTGAGCCATATAATATTCACAATATGTTTCATATTCTCCTTCTTTGCTTTTTGTATTGCTGCCTTTATATAGTTCAATCTTGCCACTAATTTCGTTTTTATGCCAACATTTCTTAAGCATGCCATTTGTTGTTAATTCTGGAGATATAGATAGCTCTTTTAGTCTTGTTGATATACTAGTAAAAGCAACTAATGCAAGTGTCTCATTAAAAGAATTGCTATATAAATTATAATCAGACCATTTGTAATTTCGCTCACCTGACACCACCCAATAGCAATCATTAAGAGAAAGCCCAAAGGATATATTGATATAGGCCATAAAACTATCTTCTCTTGTTATGCCACTGCTGGCTAGAATTTCATTAACAAATTCTCTATTCTTTGGGATTTTTCTATTTTTGATCCAGTTCTCTAGCGATTCTTTAATGTTTTGCGAGCTCTTTTTTATTTCATATGGCACCATATCCTGGTGTAAAATTTTAACGTTGATTAGATGAGCAATCTCCTTTTCAAAACCCCTAAACATCTCTTTTTCAAAACAGACATTAAATTCCAAAACATCAACGTCTCTGTTTTTTAAAATATATGTTTTTTTCATTAAATATCTTTTATTTTTATTTAATAATATGTTTAATTATTATAAAAACTAGTAAATTATTAAAAAATATTGTTTTTTTATTTTTTAATATTCAAATAATTGTAAATTTAAATAAAATTATTTTTTTATATTAAGAATACTATATTAGTCAATATTTTTAACTAATTTTATAGCTCACTCAAAATTTTCTGATTTATCTCTTTGAGAGCTTCTTTAGCCATAGTATTTATTTCTTGTTCTTTGCCAAGCCTTGTTGCAATATCTAAAATAACGTTATAAAGCATTATATTATCTTTTGGAAATCTAATACACTCCATCCCTGCTACTACATAACTCTCTACTATCTCGCCCAACTCTTTTGGACTTTTTGTTGCACCTAGCTTTGCTAAAAGCTCGTCTGGAAGCTCTATCTTTTTTAATGCCATTGTCTTTTTCCTTTCTGATTTTATTTCTTAATGCCCTCTAGCTCAATATAACCCATACTTTTTGAACTTTTTTCTGGGAAATTTTTAAACCTAGCTATCTATTTTTGTCCCAAATCCTGACATAACTTTTTCAAGCACAGAATACATTTTATTCAAATTAATCCAAAAAACCTAGTTTATTTTTTTATAACTCAATATAAATTAGAGTTATACGCAAAAGCTATTTGATTTAAATGATAAAAGCCATTTTTTATATTATTTCTCTTTTCATATAGTAAA
Encoded proteins:
- a CDS encoding HipA family kinase yields the protein MKKTYILKNRDVDVLEFNVCFEKEMFRGFEKEIAHLINVKILHQDMVPYEIKKSSQNIKESLENWIKNRKIPKNREFVNEILASSGITREDSFMAYINISFGLSLNDCYWVVSGERNYKWSDYNLYSNSFNETLALVAFTSISTRLKELSISPELTTNGMLKKCWHKNEISGKIELYKGSNTKSKEGEYETYCEYYMAQIAKALNLNAIDYDLVAFKKEIVSSCELFTSEKYGYLSIYYCLDKSDIKSDKLSLMKKIEEIYGKEAFEDIMLFDALILNTDRHLGNFGMLIDNESQMLVKAAPIFDNGLSFLNFVAQEKLKNIDNLMDDKISWFELNFDDQAKMFAMPRHIRRLEKLSNFKFQRHELYNLDEDLLRDAENFISKRSQAILNMALITLNKLSQS